From the genome of Rhodothermales bacterium:
CACCGGCAGTTCGAAGGCACTGAGCCCGTCAGTTGCGATACGCTCGCCGCACCCGGCGTCCAGGCCCTCGGTCGCGTTGACGCCCTCACCAAAAAGGGTTACCAGAGTGCCGGAGGACCCGGCCACGGTAAGGGGAACGGTCCACGTAGGGCGGCAAGCGGCCGCTACGGGCACGGCGGTGACGGTTACGATCAACTGCTGCTCGTCCGGATCGTTGGAGACGATTTCGATGCCGGCCTGAATCGGCAGGCCCGCGGCGAATGCAGGATCGTTCCAGTCCACCGAGAAGTTGATACTTCCCACTCCGCCGGACACGACTGAAGCCGGAGAAGACAGGATGTTAATCCATGGTCGATCAGGGGTGACTCCACCGAGCACGAGAGGGATCGAGCCGCTGTTGTGCACGAGAATTTCGCCAGGCGTTTCTATGCCCTGCGCAAGCAACAAGGCGCGGTACGCGTTCACTCGGCCATGGCCCGTGTCTGCGTCCCAGCCCGGGTCTCCCATGTCGACCGCAGACAACTGCAGCACGGCTCTCACCTCATCGTTCGTCAGCGCGGGTGCAACGGACCGCACCAGCGCCGCCACCCCTGCGACGAACGGGGAGGCGGCCGATGTTCCATTGAATGTCGCGAGATAATCGCCGTCATCGTAGCCTCCGGGTCCGACCACGTCCGTCGTATGGATGCGTGTTCCAGGTGCCAGCACGTCCAGGTCACCAAAGTGGCTGCCCCACCAGTACTCCTCGTCACACGACATTCCCGCCGGATCCTTGCCACGCCCGTCGGGCACGAGAGATGAATTGGCCGAGGTCTTTCTCGTATTGCACGGACTCAGGGCCCCGATGGACATGCTGTTTCGGTAGCCGGCGGGGTAGTGCGCGATGACGCGATTATCGATGTTGCCATTCCCGGCCGCCGAGACCACGAGCGCATCCAGCGTGTGCGCATAGTCGACCGCCATCTCGATCAACCGTGAGTATGCCGGACCTCCCAGGCTCATGTTGATCACGCTGGCCCCCTGATCCGCCGACCAGATGATTGCTCGTGAGATGATCGACGACGACGTGGAACCCCGGTCGAAGACGCGGACCGGCAGTATTCCGACGCCCCATGCGACGCCAGCGACGCCGATCCCGTTGTTGCCTGCGGCAGCGATGATGCCCGCGACGGCCGTCCCATGCCCGTCGCCCTCTTCCGGACCCGCATCGCTGTCATCGCTCGCAAAGTCGTATCCAGGCAGGACTCGGCCGGCGAATTCGGGATGGGATGCGTCCACACCGTCGTCGATGACCGCCACCACGACGCCCGGCGAGCCGGTCGAGATATCCCATGCCCTCTCGGCGTCGATGTCCGTGCCCCACAGTCCAACCAGCGGCCCCTCCGGATACGGGACGGCCTGCTCGGTATTGCGGAGCGCCCATTGCTTTGTGTAGAGCGGATCGTTTGGCACTGCGTCGCGCTCATAGAGATAGTCCGGCTCGGCGAATAGCACGTTCGGGTCTGACTGATACACGCCAACGACGTCCTGAACGGGGCGGCCCGCGTCGAACTCGACGACAAACACGGAACTTCCCCGAGCGAGACCTGGCAGTTTGCCGTTCGCCGTTGCAGCCAGTTCCAGAAGTGGCGTTACACCCGTGATACCGGCGCGGCGGTGCAGGTCCGTGAGATCGACGGCCATCTTGCCGAAGACGTCCTTTTCAACGGCGACTACCGCACGGCCGGGTGCAGAAGGCCAGGAGGGATCGGGCACGACACTCGCCGGCGGGCTGGCCCCCTGAAATACGTCGATGGCTCTCGGTGCGAGCGAAATGTCCGCCTCCGAAAACGGCACGATCCGGTTGCCCGTGATCTCCGTGAAGAACGTCGACTCAAAACTGATGTCGGGTGGCTCTGTCGAGACGCTGTACGTCGTCATTGCGCCGGCACCCGACCAGAAGCCGGTCACAGCGGGGTCCGCCTCGAACACGAGACCTCGCGACTCAGATGGGCTTAGTTCCACGGGCGGGCTGCCGATCAACGGCGTAGCCTGTCCCGCTTCGAGAAGTTCGGTTCCGTCCGCCTTCCAGTACACGGCGTAGAAGTTGCCGTCACCGTCGTGGGACACGTCGGCGTGCGCCGCCTGAATAGCGATGCGGTTTGGATTCCATATCTGGCCGCCGTTGTTGGTATACCAGGTCATGACCTCGCTATAGCAAGAAAAGACGCATACCGCCTGCCGGGTGACAGATGTCACGACGTTGGGTCCAAGGGCGGAAACATCGATGGAATACATGTGGCCCGACTCCTGCGTCGCAATCACAGTCGACGGAGGGAACGTGGCACCGAAATCAGTCGATGTCGTCGAGTGAAGCTCCAGCGCACCACCCGCTCTATAGCTGTACGCGACGTGCAGTCGAGGCTGGAGGGCGCTTCCGCCGACGTCCATGCCGACGGCTCGATACTCCTCGTATGCCTCGAGCCGGTTGTCGTCTACGAGGGCTTGCGGTTGTGTCCAGTCGTCCCCGAGCGTGAGCGATCGGGTGAGATAGAGGTCCGCAACGGTGTCGTAAAGGGTGGCCTTTTTCGCGATAACGTAGGCGAGATACAGCGCGCTGTTTCCGGTCGATTCGAAGAGCTTTGAGTCCGACACGATCCGTGCGCGCATGACCCAGCGCGAGCCCGCCTGAATGCCGGTTCTGATTTCACCCGGAACGGGCGGCGAAAACTGAGCGACTCCCGACCATCCGGAGACGGGCTTCCGGAAGACGGTCAGGTTGCCATTGCTGCGCACATATGACACGAACACGAAGCCCTGGGCGTAGGCTATCGACGGACCCGTGAGATACTCACCGCGCTCACCGAGCGTGAGAAGGTAGGTCCACGTCCGACCCAGATCCGTCGATTTGATGACCCGAATTCCTCGTACGACGGTTGTATCGCCGTTCTGCGACACCAGGAACACGTTCCGATCCTCGTATGCTGCGTACAGATTGTTCTGCGGGTCCGAGACGATTGCCGAATTCATCTGGTCGCCAGGTGCAGACTTCAGCAGGTCCGGCGGCTCCACGCGGACGAACTGGTTGCCCAGTATCTCTGCGCCCGCGGAGGACGCGGACATCGTACCTGCGCCGACGAGCCGGCTGTCATCGATCAGGTCGGTGACCTCCGTACCGGCGGCAGCGGCCCCGGCGAAATAGTCCGTGCGGTCGTTGTCCGGAATGGCGGCCTCAAGGAGATTGATCGAGTGCACGGGTTTGTTCGCCGTCGCCCACGACGGGACGTCGACCTCGGCGTTCTGTTCGCCCGGAAAGACCCGGGGGATCGGTGGCAGCCCGCCATCTCGCTCCTGCGCGACCGCGACATTGCCTGCGATCAAAAGGACCGGCAGAAACGACACGATCCCGACCAGGCGTCGGCGGATTGAGTACGATACGCTGTTCTGTGACGTCATCGGGTAACTACCAGAGACCTGGTTAGAATGGAGTGGCCGTCGAGTGCGACGCGCACGAAGTAGACGCCGGAAGCGAGTCCGTCCGTGCCGAGAAGAAACCTGTGTCGGCCGGCCGATCGAGGTTCAGCAACAATGGTCCGAACGCGCTTTCCGAGCACGTCGTATAGTGCCAGAGATACGTCGGACTCGTTGGGAAGGCTCAGTCGGACATTTGCATCCGAGCGCACGGGATTTGGAAAGACGGAAACCTCCGGATGGAGAGGGAGCGGATCGACGATGTCTGTGCCCACGGATCCGGTCGATGTCAGCAGCACGTGCGCTGCGTCGATCTCAACCGGACCTTCGGACGTGTTGAGTGCGGCTCCCACGATTCGGATGTCACGTGGAGAGAGCGGTTCGACAGTCTCCAGCTCCAAGTAGAGCAGCGCGCTGGCGGGCTCGCCGATGAGATCAGGGCGGACGAGGGTCGCCACCGCGTGAAGTACCTGACGGTCACGATCGAAGGACCAGAACTCCAGAGCACGGCCCTCGATGGCTGGTCCTGCGCGGACGGCGAGCGGCTCGACGCCGGCAGGCAGTACAAGCTGGACACTCAGGCCGCGGAGATCGATTTCAGGATCTATCGGGTCGACACGGATCGACCAGAGCTCGTTGTACCCTGACGTTTTTCTGGGCAAGGGGGGAAGAACGCCTCCTCCCCGGTCCGAGGTGTCGGCCGGAGTCAGGCCGAAGTTCGTGCCTACAGGGAGCACGTCCTCGTGGTTGACGATGCCGTCTCCGGTGGCGTCGGCGAGCACGGGATCAAGCGTGGTCATCGGGGAGCAGCCGGCGGTCTCCGGCCCGCTGCCCCAGGTGTCAACCAGGATCGGCTTCCACGAGATATCAAAATCGCCGCGGCGCGGCGGTCCGGTGAGGTCGTAGCAGTTCGCGATCGGAAAGAGGTCCATGCCGGAGACGTCTCCGCTGCCGTCGGTGTCACCGGGCCAGACCATCAGTTCGGATGGTACTGGGTCGATTCCTACGCCCGTAAAGGGCACCAGGGTCGGCGACCCTCCCGCGTCGTGTGTGATGACGAGTGCTGCCGGATGTACACCGGTACCGACCGGAGAGAATCGGAGGGTCACGTCCACGGGAGCGGACGGGCCGACGGTAAATGGAGCGGTCGGCTCTGCGATCGCATATTCCGTGGCATGCGGTCCGTTGATGCTCAGATCCGATACCGTCAGGATCGCGCCACCGGCGTTGCCTATGGAGACAGTGGCTTCGATGGAGTTTCCGGGTGCCACAGATCCAAAGTCGACGAACGGAGGGTCGATCGTGATGATGGGTGCCTCGGCCTCTACGCCGATCGCGTAGAGGCAGCCGTTTCCGGCGATGTAGATCCGTCCATCTCTACCGACGATCGGAGGATTGCTAGAGATCTTCGACGCACTCAGCTGCCATTGAAGCGCTCCGTTAAGATCATAGGCAAACACTGTGGCCAGGTCATTAATCAATATGACCCCGTCAGACGAGATCGCGGCGCCGGCATTACTTCTCAGGCCGGAAGAGCGCAGGGTGCCGTCGGGGTTGAAGATGTTCGAGTTCGCGACGATGGCACCGTCCGGGGCGACGGAGACGGCGGTTCTGCCCGAGTTTGGATTGTTCCAGATGGTCGCACCGGTCGCAGGATCAAGTGCATCCAGCCCGTCCAGGTGTGATACGTAGATGACGTCGCCCGGCCCGATGGCCGGCTCCTGGGTGTTGAATGGTCTGTTCCACAGCAGATTCCCCTGCTTGTCCACCAGCCAGATTCCCAGGCTCGCGCCAACGACGATGTCGCCCGCGGACGTCAGTCCGACGTCCATGGTGGTGCCGGTGGTCCCGATGAGCGTTCTCCAGAGTTCGTTGCCGTCGTGGTCGAGAGCGTGAAGTGTGGTTGCATTGGCGGTGGTAAAGGAGACCGACACATAGTAGATCGTTCCGTCTGGCGCGATGACGGGTGGGCCGTTGGTGTTGCTGATTCCCTCGCCGTAGAAGGTCCAGAGGTGGTTGCCTCTCGGCGAGAAGGCCCTCAAGGCGCTGCTGACTGACAACAGGACGACCCCGTCGGATCTCACGGCCATTTGTTCCGCACCCGGCCGGTTCCGCCACAGCTCCTGTCCGGAATCTGAGATGGCGATGACCTGGCCCGAGAAGCCGATGTACACGGTGCCGTCCGGACCGACGACGGGACGGGTCCTCGTCATGAAGGGATCCGACGTGGCAAAGCACGATTCCCACAGGATTGACGCGCCGGTGCCGGGTGAAACTGCGGTCGAGGTGTTCGTCAGTCCGGTGCCGGCCGACGGATGGGGCCACGCGCTGTCGGCTAACCCGGGCGGCGCGGAGTCGCCAATGAGCTCGACGCGGTGTTCCATGACAAAGTCGTTTGTCGATACTACCAGCTCGGCATTGTGCGCCCTGGCCGTCGCGGGCGAATACGCAATCGTGAAGGTTGCCGGCTGGTCGGGGGTCACCGTCTGTGGCCATCCAGACAACACACTGAACGACAGCGAGTCCGCGCCAACTAGATCGACGCTCGTGATGGTCACCGGAGCGGTGCCGGGGTTCGTGAACGTCACCTCCTCGTCCGCCGAACTGCCGGCGGGCACGTCCCGGTACTCGATGACGCTGCGCTCGCCGACTATAAGCGCCGGGTCAGGGGCTTCCTCGACACTGATCAGCGACGAAGTGGTGGGCGACTGGAACGTGTCCAGTATGACTCGTTTCCCCGGTCCCACGACCACGGTTCGCGGAGCGTTCGAAGTGGGTATCGACCATCGGAGCTGGCCCCGGGTGCCGTACGAACGCAGCGTGTTGTCGCTGGAGCCGACAAAGAGTAGGCCTTCGTCGGCGAAAGCGAGACCCATCGTGGTTCCTAGCAGCCCGCCAATACCGGCGGACCAGTGCTTGTCACCGTCGCGTGAGAAGGTCGTAAGCACTTGCCCCGCGCCGGCGGCGATGGTGCCGTCTACGCCAACGGCTACGCTGTTGCAGCGGAGCCGAACGCGGAAGATGTCGGCGCCTGTGGCGGTCCACTTGTGCAGGTCAAAGTCGGTGCAGACGACCACGGATCCGTCGGGCATCCCGATGACGTCCCGGACGGCGCCGTCTCCGCCCCATGATGATCGAGGACGTTCCCAGATGAGCGTGCCCGCGGGAGATATCGACCGGACCCCGTCGGAGAGCCGAAGGATGTAGGCCGACCCGTCCGGCACGAGATCGCCGCCGCCGATGTTGACGCCGGCCGAATACCGCCATTTCTGGGTGCCGTCGGGGTTCACGGCGACGGCCTGCGTGCCTTCGATCCCGTAGATCGTTCCGTCGGGCGCTTCAGCGATGGGCTGCACCCATTGCGACAGGGCTGGGAGCCTCCATTTGACGGATCCATCGGCCGTGTTGACGGCATACATGCTGATGTCGCGCGCGGCGATGAAGACGGTGCTCTCGTCGGCCGACAGGAGAGGGGCGCCGAACACCAACGACGGTGCAAAACTCCAGAGAGTAGTGCCGTCGACCGATCGCGCGACCATTTCTCCCGAGTACGAAGAGTAGATCGTGCCGTCCGACGCCACCGCGTGGCCGAAGGAGACCCCGGCGAGGCTGGTGTCGATTTCCCAGGCGGACTGCGGGACGATGGGCCCCGGCTGGAACGCGCTGGGCGCCATAGAATTACCTTCCGAGACAGTCGGCGTGGGATGGAGGGAAAGGTCTTGTCCCCGGGCGGTCCCGATGGGATGGGCGGAGATGCCCACGAGCGCTAAGAAGACGGCACGGCGGAGCCGTTGTCGCGCGTGGCACAGAGTGCTCGTGGCCGGCCGTATTCGACGCGTCATGCTCGGATTTCTTGAACCTCGTTGGGTGTTTAGGTGTAAAGGCGCGAAATAGGGGCCGGACCGGACACGGCTTGGGCGAGATCGAGAGGTGAGCCCGCGTTCATCGGAATGAACCCGGCTCGAATGATCGTCACCTTCACCGGTTCTTGAGCGAGTGCACGAGGTTCATCACCCGGTCGTCGTCCGGAACGATCAAAGCCAGCTGACTCGCGTAATCGAGTGCCTCGTCGCGTCTTCCGAGCTCCAGGTTTAGCGTTACCAGCGCGGTGAGAATGTCCATGTCGTAAGGGTGTGTGACGGCTGTTTCCGCAAGGATGTCCACGGCGTCTGCAGTGTCGCCGGTCGAGTGGAGTCCGATGGCATAGGCGTATGCAAAGCGCGGTGCGCCCGGAGCAAGTTCGGCGGCCATTCTCAATTCCGTCATCGCGTCGCTGAAACGTCCCAACCGCACCAGCAACAGACCGAGCGCATGCCGACGCACAGCTGAAGCCGAATCGAGTCGAAGTCCGGCCCGGAGTGCGAGCTCACCGTCCGCATCTCGCGCCTGTTCTCTCAGAAGGTCCGCAAGGTTGACGTAGGATGGCGTATAGTCGGGGTTCAGGCGTATCGCGGTTCTCAGGGCTTCCTCGGCGTCGGTATGGCGACCGACCGCCGCGTTAACGAGGGCCGATCCGCATGCAGGCGCAACGTCTCGCGGTACTCGACGAGCGCATTGTCAAAGGTCTCCGCGTACCGGGGCGGTATGCTGACCGGAGACGACTCTGCGAGGATCTGCACCGCCTGCATACGAACGGCTTTGATCGGGTCGGACAGCATCGGAAGCGTAAGTCGGCTACGAGCATCAACGCTGCGGGACGCTGCGGCCCTTGCCGACGCGAGCCGAACCAGTGGATCGGGATCCTGCCCAGCACCTTCCAGGGCTGGGACGACGGCCTGGACGGGATAGTCCGCCAACAGCGAGGTACACGACTCCCATGCCGCTTTCCCCGCGTTCAAGACCCGTTGTCGCACGTGTGCGTAAGCCGCCTACAATGACTTTACTAGTATTTCGGTACGAAACACGACCAAAGACTGTGCAGTCGGCAGAACCGACGTCAAGTCAGCCGGACCTCTACCGGTTGTACTCGTGCACTGCCGCAACCATTGCGAGGAAGTGTTCCGCTGGCACATAATCCGGAATACTGTTCCCCGAGCCGGCCGCGTAGCCACACCTTGGCACGGCGTACTCGAGGATCTCTCGTACGCGGCTGCTGATCGCCGTCTCATCACCGACCGTCAGCAGGTGAACATCCACGCCGCCGAGCACGGCGATGCGCTCGCCCCACCGGTCGACAAATCGTTCGACCGGCTCGATCACGTCCTCGAAGCTGTGCTTCGCGTCTATGCCGACCTTGTCAATCAGGGTACCCATCACCTCACGCGTATTGCCGCACGTGTGCATCATAAACGCACGTCCATGCTCATGGGCGAGGGCCGCATAGCGCTGGTACCAGGGGAAGACGAGCCGCTCCAGCAGGCGCGGCGAAACGAGCAGACCCGTCTTGTGACCCAGATCGTCACCCAGCCAGAGCGCCCTAATCTCTTCGCGTTCGCAGTAGTTCTCGAACACGCTATAAATCGTCTGCCCGACACGCTCCACCACAGCCTCGACGAGCCCGGGGTCGAGCACCGTCGCGAGCATGAACCGCTCCATCCCGATGAGGTCCATCGTGAACTCGAGCACCCCGCCGGAGAAGCCGATCAGACCCATCCCGTCCCGCAGCTCCGAGGTCGCGACATCCACCGGCTGAAAATCAACGTCGGAGGGCTGTGGCCACGCAAAGCGTTCCAGGTCGTCGAGCGTCGCAATCGGTCCCTCGCTTTCGTTTGCCCAGGCACGCGAAACGTCCAGGGCGCCAGACGACACACCGCCGCGTGCGTGTAGGCGATCAACATCCCACGGGATGATCGCGGACGTCTTGACGACGTCGTATCCAAGCCGGTGGTGCGCCCGCACGCTCCGCCGAACCGTCTCAGTCATGATGTCGCGCACTGAACCGGACAACACGGTCGGCTCGTCGAGCATCGTGTTGATCACGGTCGGATGAATCCCGAGCTCGATGAGCGGAACGCGGTCCGGGCGCTCCCGCCTGAGTACACGGAGGAAGCGGTTGTAGTCCGGACTCGGCGGCGGCATCCTCTCTACGCGTGGATGCATGACAACAACTCTTCGACAATCTGCGTCTGATACGAAGGACGATCGGTCCTGCACCCAAGGTACTTCGATCCTGCAAAAGATCTGGCTCGGCCTGTGCCGCTTTCCGTGTTTTACAGAACCGGATCGTGCGATCAGATTTCCTCTTCTGCGTTGCCCGCTATTTCGAGAAGCACCGGGATCGCATGAATCTCGAGAGGTCGCGAAGTACCTTTCGAGAGAGCTACCAGTGGACCTGATCCCATTTAGATGAGCGACGTCGTACGAGATCTTTTTGATGCGATCGTTTCCGGCGATCGAGACCTCGTTCTAAGCAAGGTTGCTGATGCACTGTCGGATGGTCTTGCTCCGACACTTATCCTGGATGACGGCATGATTGCGGCCATGGCAGAGGTCGGCGATCGCTTCGAGCGCGGCGAGTTCTACATTCCTGAGATGCTGATTGCCTCTCGTGCCATGCAGGCAGGCCTCGCGACCTTGAAACCGCACTTGATCGATGCTAATGTCGAGTCGATCGGCACGGTCGTCGCCGGCACGGTGAGGGGCGACATGCACGACATCGGGAAGAACCTCGTCGTCGCGATGCTGAAAGGCGCCGGCTTCGAGATCGTGGATCTGGGCGTTGACGTTGCCGCTGATGACTTCATCGAGGCGGTTAGGTCGCGTCCCGTCGATCTCGTCGCGCTGTCGGCGATGCTGACCACAACGATGCCGCAGATGGAGCGGACGATCCGGGCGCTGGAAGCCGCCGGTGCGAGAGACGGGTTGAAAGTGATGGTGGGAGGCGCACCGGTTTCGAAGGCATATGCAAAACAGATTGGTGCAGACGGTTATGCTCCGGATGCCAGCCGCGCTGTTGCGCTGGCCCGATCACTGATAGAATAGCGTGGTGCAGGTAGGCGGGTCTCCGATTTGTTTCTGCCCGGTACTCGACGACTCACGCTTCGATCGGTAAGTTCACCGCAACGCTTTTCCGCATTACTCCCATGGTTGAAGATTTTGGAACACGACTTCAATCGGCCGACGTGCTCGTGGCCGACGGCGCCATCGGCACAAACCTGCAGGCTGCCGGCCTGACCCCGGGAATGCCCGCCGAGGAGTGGGTGATCGACCGGCCGGACGCTATCCGGTCACTGCATCGGTCGTTTGTGGAAGCCGGGTCGGACCTCATTTTGACTTGTAGCTTCGGCGGCAATCGAATCGGAATGAGTCGGTCGCAGTACGCGGGTCGGGTCGCAGAACTCAACCGAAGCGCGGCGCACATGGCACGGCTGGCGGCGGATGAAGCCGATCGCACCATCTTTGTCGGTGGCTCGATGGGTCCGACCGGTTCTCTCGTTGAGCCCTACGGATCGCTTGGGTTGGACGAAGTGTCTGAGGTATTTGCCGAGCAGGCGAGGGCGCTGGAGGAGGGTGGAGTGGACTTCCTGATTCTCGAGACTTTCTTCGCGATCGAGGAGGCTCGCGCCGCCATTGAAGGCGTAGTGCGAGTGTCGGATCTTCCGCTCATCTGCAGCTTCAGCTACGACCGGGGAACGCGAACGATGATGGGCGTCAGTCCGACGGCGATGGTGGATGCGCTTGGCGACCTCAGGCTCGCCGCGGTCGGCGCGAACTGCGGCCGAACTACGGACGACATGGAAGAGATCATCGATGAGCTCGTGGCGGCCACGGACCTCCCTGTCTGGGCCAAGCCGAACGCCGGTCTGCCGGAAGGCGACCCGCCTCACTACCGTGTCACCCCTGAACAGATGGCTGCGTATGGCGTCCGCTATCGTACGCACGGCGCCCGCGTCATTGGCGGTTGTTGCGGAACGACACCGGAGCACGTCAAAGACATTGCGGATGCAATTCAGGGCAGCACGCACGATAGCACTACGCGTACTCCACGAGACCCGTAATCCGAGGCGCGGAAGAACGCGACGCGTACGATTGGCCTGGCGTAATCGCGCGGCTATCTCTCCACCGGACCAAGGTACCGGTCGAACCACGCCAGCGTCTCCCGGATCAGCTCGTTTTTTGGGAGACTGTGACTCGTCTCATATAGTCGCATCTCTTTGTGCGCCAGCGGAGTCCCCAGGTTCTCGAAGAACGGAATCTGCGAGGTTTCCAGCGGAAAGTAGAAATCATACTGCCCGTTCAGCATGAGAACAGGCAACGTGATGCGCGTCAGGTAGTTGAAGGGATCAACCTCCGGACGTGAACGCTGAAAACGCAGCCCACCAATCTCAAGCACGGCCGTGCGGAATCGCGGTTCGTGGTACAGCATCACGGGCGAAACTCGCGAGCCCCAGCTAAGTCCGACGAAGGCAAGTGCCTCCGGGTCGACGTCACCTCGTTCCAGCAGGTAGTCCACCGTACGGCCGACCTCCTTCGACCACATGATCATGTGATCGCGGTAGACGATCGACTCGGCCGGTGTTGAACTCGCCAGCTCCGAGCCGCGATCGAACTGATTACGGAAGACCGGCACGACGAGGAGCCGGCCATCCCGCACGATGTAGTCCCAGTAGTCTTTCGCGGGCGGAAGGTCGGGCATGGGTCGATCTACTCCGAACGCCCAGTCCCCCGGGAAATAGAGGATGGCCTGGTAGGGAGGTTTCGTGGCGGCAGGAACGAAGACCCAGGCGGTCATACGATCGGTTCCGTAGCCCGCGTGATACGACACTTGCTCCACGACGAAGTCGGCGTCACTGGAGTCCGCGCTGATCAGTATCGGATTGAGCGGTGCCGGATCGTAGCCAAAGTAGCCCTGGAACTGAGCGAAGGTCACATCGTCGACCGGCCGCTCCGTCGCGTAGTCTCGGAAGGGCAGCTCGATGGATTCGTTTAAACTCGCGACAACGTCGCCGAGCCATTGAATCGTGCGGAAGCCGTTCGTCTCC
Proteins encoded in this window:
- a CDS encoding tetratricopeptide repeat protein, which encodes MRRHALGLLLVRLGRFSDAMTELRMAAELAPGAPRFAYAYAIGLHSTGDTADAVDILAETAVTHPYDMDILTALVTLNLELGRRDEALDYASQLALIVPDDDRVMNLVHSLKNR
- a CDS encoding methionine synthase (catalyzes the formation of methionine from L-homocysteine and S-adenosyl-L-methionine); this encodes MVEDFGTRLQSADVLVADGAIGTNLQAAGLTPGMPAEEWVIDRPDAIRSLHRSFVEAGSDLILTCSFGGNRIGMSRSQYAGRVAELNRSAAHMARLAADEADRTIFVGGSMGPTGSLVEPYGSLGLDEVSEVFAEQARALEEGGVDFLILETFFAIEEARAAIEGVVRVSDLPLICSFSYDRGTRTMMGVSPTAMVDALGDLRLAAVGANCGRTTDDMEEIIDELVAATDLPVWAKPNAGLPEGDPPHYRVTPEQMAAYGVRYRTHGARVIGGCCGTTPEHVKDIADAIQGSTHDSTTRTPRDP
- a CDS encoding PQQ-binding-like beta-propeller repeat protein — protein: MAPSAFQPGPIVPQSAWEIDTSLAGVSFGHAVASDGTIYSSYSGEMVARSVDGTTLWSFAPSLVFGAPLLSADESTVFIAARDISMYAVNTADGSVKWRLPALSQWVQPIAEAPDGTIYGIEGTQAVAVNPDGTQKWRYSAGVNIGGGDLVPDGSAYILRLSDGVRSISPAGTLIWERPRSSWGGDGAVRDVIGMPDGSVVVCTDFDLHKWTATGADIFRVRLRCNSVAVGVDGTIAAGAGQVLTTFSRDGDKHWSAGIGGLLGTTMGLAFADEGLLFVGSSDNTLRSYGTRGQLRWSIPTSNAPRTVVVGPGKRVILDTFQSPTTSSLISVEEAPDPALIVGERSVIEYRDVPAGSSADEEVTFTNPGTAPVTITSVDLVGADSLSFSVLSGWPQTVTPDQPATFTIAYSPATARAHNAELVVSTNDFVMEHRVELIGDSAPPGLADSAWPHPSAGTGLTNTSTAVSPGTGASILWESCFATSDPFMTRTRPVVGPDGTVYIGFSGQVIAISDSGQELWRNRPGAEQMAVRSDGVVLLSVSSALRAFSPRGNHLWTFYGEGISNTNGPPVIAPDGTIYYVSVSFTTANATTLHALDHDGNELWRTLIGTTGTTMDVGLTSAGDIVVGASLGIWLVDKQGNLLWNRPFNTQEPAIGPGDVIYVSHLDGLDALDPATGATIWNNPNSGRTAVSVAPDGAIVANSNIFNPDGTLRSSGLRSNAGAAISSDGVILINDLATVFAYDLNGALQWQLSASKISSNPPIVGRDGRIYIAGNGCLYAIGVEAEAPIITIDPPFVDFGSVAPGNSIEATVSIGNAGGAILTVSDLSINGPHATEYAIAEPTAPFTVGPSAPVDVTLRFSPVGTGVHPAALVITHDAGGSPTLVPFTGVGIDPVPSELMVWPGDTDGSGDVSGMDLFPIANCYDLTGPPRRGDFDISWKPILVDTWGSGPETAGCSPMTTLDPVLADATGDGIVNHEDVLPVGTNFGLTPADTSDRGGGVLPPLPRKTSGYNELWSIRVDPIDPEIDLRGLSVQLVLPAGVEPLAVRAGPAIEGRALEFWSFDRDRQVLHAVATLVRPDLIGEPASALLYLELETVEPLSPRDIRIVGAALNTSEGPVEIDAAHVLLTSTGSVGTDIVDPLPLHPEVSVFPNPVRSDANVRLSLPNESDVSLALYDVLGKRVRTIVAEPRSAGRHRFLLGTDGLASGVYFVRVALDGHSILTRSLVVTR
- a CDS encoding S8 family serine peptidase; protein product: MTSQNSVSYSIRRRLVGIVSFLPVLLIAGNVAVAQERDGGLPPIPRVFPGEQNAEVDVPSWATANKPVHSINLLEAAIPDNDRTDYFAGAAAAGTEVTDLIDDSRLVGAGTMSASSAGAEILGNQFVRVEPPDLLKSAPGDQMNSAIVSDPQNNLYAAYEDRNVFLVSQNGDTTVVRGIRVIKSTDLGRTWTYLLTLGERGEYLTGPSIAYAQGFVFVSYVRSNGNLTVFRKPVSGWSGVAQFSPPVPGEIRTGIQAGSRWVMRARIVSDSKLFESTGNSALYLAYVIAKKATLYDTVADLYLTRSLTLGDDWTQPQALVDDNRLEAYEEYRAVGMDVGGSALQPRLHVAYSYRAGGALELHSTTSTDFGATFPPSTVIATQESGHMYSIDVSALGPNVVTSVTRQAVCVFSCYSEVMTWYTNNGGQIWNPNRIAIQAAHADVSHDGDGNFYAVYWKADGTELLEAGQATPLIGSPPVELSPSESRGLVFEADPAVTGFWSGAGAMTTYSVSTEPPDISFESTFFTEITGNRIVPFSEADISLAPRAIDVFQGASPPASVVPDPSWPSAPGRAVVAVEKDVFGKMAVDLTDLHRRAGITGVTPLLELAATANGKLPGLARGSSVFVVEFDAGRPVQDVVGVYQSDPNVLFAEPDYLYERDAVPNDPLYTKQWALRNTEQAVPYPEGPLVGLWGTDIDAERAWDISTGSPGVVVAVIDDGVDASHPEFAGRVLPGYDFASDDSDAGPEEGDGHGTAVAGIIAAAGNNGIGVAGVAWGVGILPVRVFDRGSTSSSIISRAIIWSADQGASVINMSLGGPAYSRLIEMAVDYAHTLDALVVSAAGNGNIDNRVIAHYPAGYRNSMSIGALSPCNTRKTSANSSLVPDGRGKDPAGMSCDEEYWWGSHFGDLDVLAPGTRIHTTDVVGPGGYDDGDYLATFNGTSAASPFVAGVAALVRSVAPALTNDEVRAVLQLSAVDMGDPGWDADTGHGRVNAYRALLLAQGIETPGEILVHNSGSIPLVLGGVTPDRPWINILSSPASVVSGGVGSINFSVDWNDPAFAAGLPIQAGIEIVSNDPDEQQLIVTVTAVPVAAACRPTWTVPLTVAGSSGTLVTLFGEGVNATEGLDAGCGERIATDGLSAFELPVGGTDSRTDIRAITGENVWTLALNGSDSYQLSWSSEDLPDGSFLLAAGNDVPVDMRAVQALTISDPLISSAVISRRDMVCIPFGRRPGWNLRTVPVAVGDASLRGAFPPALRAYELRGEYARVSEVESGRGYWTFFDGPTPNDSGFESICGRIVPSEERQIELVPGWNMIGTFEVPVGLSQLVTDPPGLLTDSVRTYYFGEYVAVDSLFPTVAYWVRSSGAGALRFAEPNSALESAFAAGPAAASRAAGFSDAHQASRTSSSGAAVEIVLGLRASNGDQLDLKFGLDPCATTGWDECVGEEILPPMPPKSSNLDASFAGDSDTRAQFACTGCSYGSSPNQRAKDRRFGLVDIRTGDQGA
- a CDS encoding corrinoid protein, with translation MSDVVRDLFDAIVSGDRDLVLSKVADALSDGLAPTLILDDGMIAAMAEVGDRFERGEFYIPEMLIASRAMQAGLATLKPHLIDANVESIGTVVAGTVRGDMHDIGKNLVVAMLKGAGFEIVDLGVDVAADDFIEAVRSRPVDLVALSAMLTTTMPQMERTIRALEAAGARDGLKVMVGGAPVSKAYAKQIGADGYAPDASRAVALARSLIE